One segment of Scomber scombrus chromosome 3, fScoSco1.1, whole genome shotgun sequence DNA contains the following:
- the ankrd33ab gene encoding photoreceptor ankyrin repeat protein produces the protein MATAAEDPHLGSGPDEEDVSLSGSESDSDSILSDDSVLPDYTQDKANEGSASTLYQACARNDIVSLRKVLERGVTKEEVMEVDINGWNGLMLACCKGFVDIVYGLYSCPFIDVNHQDNEGNTALMIASQAGHVNTVMYLLNYYPGIDTEVRDCRGFTALIKAAMTGRTDVMSSLIMAGADLNAVDSTKGKCAQDWALKTGRYDTLQRLRRLKLRPKAEQFCESYLPEWPELKELVAKATAEKNAREKVTQRIKSTFGFRLPRDPQDNGVLDHMVRITTSVHSPLITTGCRPLCPTSPPEVGKRRLAVPELVKKHPEKDLEENSVCHSNGSVSHIIPSIHSAETVTTACCAQTERRESILSLASAKATAFIPRSMARRNSVFPSGCIPQININRSSEVTPKKEKKKKKKKKEKGYLEPPIWKYKEAKEERKREKAEKEKAEKEKKEKKKEKENKKSKK, from the exons ATGgccactgcagcagaggacCCCCACCTGGGCTCAGGCCCTGATGAAGAAGACGTATCTCTGTCAGGGAGTGAGTCTGATTCAGACAGCATCTTGTCTGATGACTCCGTGCTTCCTGACTACACACAGGACAAAGCAAATGAAGGCTCAGCATCAACACTGTATCAAGCGTGTGCCCGTAATGATATTGTCTCTCTACGAAAGGTCCTGGAGAGAGGGGTCACAAAAGAGGAGGTTATGGAGGTGGACATCAATGGCTGG AATGGCCTGATGTTGGCTTGCTGCAAAGGTTTCGTGGACATTGTATACGGGCTTTACAGCTGTCCCTTTATAGATGTAAATCACCAGGACAATGAAGGAAACACTGCACTGATGATTGCATCCCAAGCAG GTCATGTCAACACAGTCATGTATCTCCTGAACTACTATCCTGGAATAGACACTGAAGTAAGGGACTGTCGTGGTTTCACTGCCCTCATCAAAGCTGCTATGACCGGACGCACTGATGTGATGTCTTCCCTTATTATGGCCG gGGCTGACCTCAACGCAGTAGACTCCACCAAAGGAAAATGTGCTCAGGACTGGGCTCTGAAAACAGGTCGCTATGACACCTTGCAGCGTCTCCGCCGCCTTAAATTGCGTCCCAAAGCTGAGCAGTTCTGTGAAAGTTACCTCCCTGAGTGGCCTGAGCTCAAGGAGCTGGTAGCCAAGGCCACAGCTGAGAAAAATGCCAGGGAAAAAGTTACCCAACGGATCAAATCCACATTCGGATTCAGATTACCTCGTGACCCCCAGGACAATGGGGTCTTGGACCATATGGTGCGCATCACCACCAGTGTCCACAGTCCACTCATTACAACTGGATGTCGTCCACTCTGCCCTACCAGTCCTCCTGAGGTTGGGAAAAGACGCCTGGCTGTGCCGGAGCTGGTGAAGAAACACCCGGAGAAGGATTTAGAAGAAAATTCAGTGTGTCACAGCAATGGCTCGGTATCACACATCATCCCCTCAATCCACTCTGCAGAGACTGTCACTACAGCGTGCTGTGCTCAGACTGAGCGGAGAGAGAGCATCCTCTCATTGGCCTCCGCCAAAGCTACAGCGTTTATTCCTCGCAGTATGGCGAGGAGGAACAGCGTGTTCCCTTCTGGCTGCATTCCCCAGATCAACATCAACAGGTCTTCAGAGGTAACgccaaagaaagaaaagaagaagaagaagaagaagaaggaaaagggcTACCTGGAACCACCCATTTGGAAGTATAAGGAGGccaaggaggagagaaagagggagaaagctGAGAAGGaaaaggcagagaaagagaaaaaggagaagaaaaaagaaaaagaaaacaagaagagcaaaaaataa